In Pygocentrus nattereri isolate fPygNat1 chromosome 26, fPygNat1.pri, whole genome shotgun sequence, one genomic interval encodes:
- the her6 gene encoding hairy-related 6: MPADMMEKTSSSPVAATPASMNTTPDKPKTASEHRKSSKPIMEKRRRARINESLGQLKTLILDALKKDSSRHSKLEKADILEMTVKHLRNMQRAQMTAALNTDPTVLGKYRAGFSECMNEVTRFLSTCEGVDAEVRTRLLGHLANCMTQINAMNYPTQHQIAAGHPHPTFGQPMVQIPSATPQANVLPLSGVPCKSGSSSNLSPEATKVYGGFQLVPATDGQFAFLIPNAAFAPSGPVIPVYANNSSTPVPAAVSPGAPSVTSDSVWRPW, from the exons ATGCCTGCTGACATGATGGAAAAGACCTCCTCTTCCCCGGTGGCCGCGACCCCAGCGAGCATGAACACAACGCCGGATAAACCCAAGACCGCTTCGGAGCACAGAAAG TCGTCCAAACCCATCATGGAGAAAAGGAGACGAGCCAGAATCAACGAAAGCCTGGGGCAACTCAAAACGCTAATCTTGGATGCTCTGAAAAAAGAC AGCTCCAGACACTCGAAGCTGGAGAAGGCGGATATCCTGGAGATGACTGTGAAACACCTCAGAAACATGCAGAGAGCGCAAATGACTG CTGCTTTGAACACAGATCCCACCGTTCTCGGAAAGTACAGAGCCGGATTCAGCGAGTGTATGAACGAGGTTACCCGATTCCTGTCCACCTGTGAAGGGGTCGACGCAGAGGTCAGGACACGGCTGCTGGGTCACTTAGCCAACTGTATGACGCAGATCAACGCCATGAACTATCCCACGCAGCACCAGATAGCCGCTGGCCACCCACACCCAACCTTTGGTCAGCCCATGGTTCAGATCCCCAGCGCAACACCACAAGCCAACGTGCTGCCCCTCAGCGGAGTACCCTGCAAGAGTGGGTCCTCTTCCAACTTGTCACCCGAAGCAACTAAAGTGTACGGAGGCTTCCAGCTTGTGCCAGCAACAGATGGACAGTTTGCCTTTTTGATTCCTAATGCTGCGTTTGCGCCAAGCGGCCCCGTAATCCCAGTGTATGCCAACAACTCCAGCACACCCGTTCCAGCAGCAGTATCTCCAGGAGCGCCATCGGTCACCTCAGACTCTGTGTGGCGGCCTTGGTAG